The Theobroma cacao cultivar B97-61/B2 chromosome 2, Criollo_cocoa_genome_V2, whole genome shotgun sequence genome includes the window aaaaattaaaagaaaaagttgggGTGATGATAAAGATATTCAAGctactgttttttttttcttttttttatttttaaaatgtaattttaaattacaaaaaaggGTGATAAGTGAGGGAATCCTTGAGATAAAAGTGTCGGCAAAGCAAGAAATAAAAAacggaaagaaagaaagaaggaattCCCGCGAAGAGTGGGCAACGAATTTCAGTGTTGAATCAAAAGAGAGCAAAAATAgggaattattttatttttattttattttaagttcgTTAAAAGAACCGGCAAATTTCGCGCAAAACCCATGGCGTCAGGTCGTTTTAAGGACCATTGAAGTGACACAAGCGAAACTTTTACCGGCTACCGCGGGTTGACAAGCACTTCCCTGTGGACTCCGCTTTGGCTGTTGACTGTTGTTTTTTTCTACATTCCAGTGCCAAAGGTaatttccattttatttttttagtttttagtccattttttgatgaaaataaataacatttttCTTAAAGTAAAATTCTTGTCTAATTAAAAAGTTTGTTCTTTGTTTCATGAaatcaaaaagtgaaaaattatagcattattttaaagatttaaagGACTAATTTAACCATTTGTAAATGACCAAAAAGTCCTTTATCAGTATTAtgcaatttttttacaaaaaaataaaatattattctatttcttaattaaattataagtGTGTGAGTACACGTGATTTCTCAACTACTAATTTCATAGAAtattttttcatcaaataaacGTGGTTATACAAACTTAAGATTTGGAAAATCTCTAAGATTAGAttggttaattaatttacgaaatactttatttaattttttttgggtgaGATATAAGTTTGCCATATTCTTATTCAAATTGGTAGAACATTTAATAGTGTTAGACGGACCTAACATGATAttgaaattaatgaattatgagatACAGTCTATTTTTCTAATGAAATAATTAGAATTtatgtattattttattaaatttgaaatcatAAGCCGAAAATTTGTTTCATAAAAAGAGGTTTTGATTAAGTCACAATTTAAAAACATCAGttactataaaaaaaataaaaataaaaaaatcaaacaagttctttcatttttcatgtaTTTTCAAGGATGGCATCATTTTTTGGTAATGTAGCAATATTAGAGATATACATACATCAAtcacaataaaaagaaaaacatggtccaatttattttctccttatgaATTCTGTCTGAGAATGGTCCCATTCAAGGCCCCAATCTATAATTTTCTAGCTTAAAAATAAAGGGAGCCACAAGTTAGCTGTTGGGACAGTATCAACAATCACacacaaatttaaaataccaataaaattcataaaataataataataataaaacccAAGAGAGTTATCAAGGTCTTTAAACTTTTACGGGAGAATTATTCAATCCTACCCctttaaattctaatttttacTAAACTTAGATTCTTAATATATCCCttgtgattttaattttttttctactaAACATcttatgttttcatttttcttacttaaacCTTTGTGGTTAagtttttttctcaaaagagATTacactattaatttttttaataaaaatataaaaatatctttaaatgttaataaatagattaacttttaaattgatattttgataattttattgaatgaaTTTAAtggtataatattttttaaaataaaatttatccacGAGAAGATAAACGGGAAAGAAGAAATCATAAAAtgttatgtaaaaaaaatttaaaatcataaaaaacgtaaataaaatttttgtgaattatatattatgaattCATCAATCTTATAATCGAATCAATTTCAATCTATTCTAGGTATAACTTACAATAGTGGAGGTATAgttttttactattttgatGATTGAATCTAATGCACTTAGCTGATTTGCATTAGAGCCATCATGATCGACCgaaatgacaaatttttttcccttaataattcaattaattcaaAGTAGTGAAAAGGAGTTGCTAGGGTGCTTTGTTTATTGTCAATGTAATCGTGATTCCCATGTTTACAAGCAGGTTCCATCTTCTAGCCAAAAATTGATGATCACTTGGCCTGCTCGATGACAACAAATTATCAAGTGCTTTCAAGTGTTCacaacccttttttttttccagtcCGTACGCCATGGAAATCATTCCTTatctagaaaagaaaagcaatagtgattataattaataaaaaaagatgacCCTTTCTTTTGGTGGGTCAATTTGTTCatgatcaaaatttccttTATCGTGGAACATGCCATGCAAATCCCGAGTCTAGTTGCTATTAATCTCTCATAAAAGCAAATGGTCTCCCCTAATGCTATTGCTGTTTTCTTGATTCCTAATTTTCCTGGCATGCATGGtcccaacaaaaaggaaaggcatgaccaaTCTTTTTTCGAGCCGAAAGGTCCTAACCTTGGAGCTCAATCAATTGTCACGAGTCTGAATTTTAATAGAATTGAATCCACGTGTCGTAAAACAATGACGTAACGAACTAGCTAACcaattgattaattaagtTGACAATGGTAAAGGCAAGAAATAAAACTGTTTTAAGCATGTGGCAAACCTAACCTAAGTAAAgcatttaattagtttttggGTACACCTAAGTATATGTACGACCtacaaaagaatttaatttcttGCGAAGCTTTAAATGGTGTAATAAatagtattaaaattaattaaatgcgaagaaagaaagagaaaaacaaaagatgaCCAACAATTGAAAGGGTAGTGCCAACCGCTTTGTACGTAAGCATATTTTTGGTCTAAATTCCCATTCACTTACTTTATTAATTTCCGAAAGAAAGTATGATTGGACAGTAATACCATTTGGCATTTCCCACCTTAATTAATAGTTCAGATGTCTAATCACACGTGTATTCTGTGTCAGCACATCCACCGACGAAAACCCTACAATATGCCACCTGTACATTATGATACCAGTCAATGCTTGAGAAGTCTGCTCATGCACCAGTCAATGCTTGGGatatgccaaaaaaaaaattccaaagcAGCCGCCATGACAGCAGTagttataattaattatcagtGATTATTAATTCAATTGGTTACTCTTACAAATGAATCCCAAATCAATGATAATTGGGGTTAGTTTGTGTGGATTAGcactaatgataattaattatagaAGAAATATTCTTGTAAATATTTAACTATATCTAAATCATATTGAGAAGGAAAGATTGATGTTGCTAGCGTCCATGGTATTTTCTCAATGCTTGATCTCATTTTTTTGTGATGAAAAACAGAATGGAAAGTGCCTTCACAACAATGCTATTGTAGCCATGGTGGTCAAAAGCAACGACCATGGTTCTCAAAGAAATAGCTTGTGGATTACATGAAATCTTTGATATGATTACATATAATAATCATGCCAGTAATTCTTAAATGCATAAAGAGAAAAGTCATGGCCGACCATGGTGGATGCAAAGAAGGAAACGAAAGGAATGTGACTACTTTTCCCATGTTAACAAAAATGATCGGGCATCATGATATTCTTTTCATAATTATACgatgaatatttattaaatttttcacattaaaatttaaaattttaaagtttttgattgATAATATAAAACTTataatctaaaattataacaagaGATCGaggatttttatttgtttattaaatgtgcatatgatttaaatttaaattaaaatttaaaaaaattagtaaattttcGGAATCaataatgaataaatttttacctattttatattttatattctgAGTACCgtaattaacaaattttgtACCAATCCCATGTTGCTTAACCATAATTATATCCAGGTAGATGTTTAATATGAATGCTATTTGGTAGTTCCCACATTCCTGTAAAGTAGAACATAAATTGCATTAATTTAATCAACAAGTTGCTGATAGAATTGAAATAAGATTCAACCAATCATCTTGTACAATTATAGCATCTAccatatatatgatatgagTTTTTGGTTTATGTATTTGAACTTGATGGACCAACTACTACGATATGGTAGGTACCTGATTAGGCAAAAGTATCCAGAATTAGGAGGGAAATGATTCTCATTTTCTGAGACTGACAAAGACGGCAAAAATGGTGGTGGTGTTAAAGTTCATTAAGGGGGGACAACGACAGACAAAAGCCTGTAATAATATTGAGTGGTCGTTTGCATTCAAAGAGTAAGAAACAATCATAATGCaaacaagagaaaagaggTACACTTCTCACCGGTTTCTGATTGATGGGAAACTCCCACCCCTTGTAACTTGGTCCCTAGACTTACAAAAATGGCTGCAGAGTCTAATTCCAAGACCCATCTACAAGCTTTACAACGATGTAATTAAGACCATGAATTTTGTTTCCCAGAGCTATATACGGTACGTGCAACATTTTACTTTAGGAAGTAGATGGTTCTGAACATGGAAAACATTCTTCAAAACCTTGGGGTCTGAGTCTAACACGTTCACAAAACGACATGCTTGTCTCGATCAAGATCTGGATTACAAGTATAGGATTGGAATTGACTCGTGGCAGCTAGACAACGTGGAggcaagtgagaaaaaaagaactGGGTTAGGGCAGGCAGTTGTTCATTACCTAAGATTCATAGTAAGTCAACAATTAGAACGTTCTGAAAATGATGTTTGGAAAGAGTCAAATTAGGAGGCGGATATGACATTTCTTTTCTGCGCAAATCCTTCACAGCTCGAGGTTCAGTAAATGGGAGCCGTGTTTTGAATGATTACCTACTACTTTCGTTCATGTTGATTACGTTAATAGCTTGCAGGATCATAGCATGATGGTATGTGCATGTGTTATTTTGGCAGCAAACATCACAAAAAATCTAAGAATTAACTGTTGAAATATGATTTTGTTGATTAAGTTTATGCATAATTTAAAGTTAATCAACAGAACTAAACCTGTACCAAAGGCAACGTGAGTTTATATGGTTCTTGTCATACCAGTCTTTCTAGGCAAAGCAGAAACTTAACTGATCTATTCATTTAGAGGTTTGCCTCGGAATTTGACCTTACCCCATTGTTTTGAATGAGCAGAAAGTTGAAATTAGTTCATCTCATCTCTTTCAAtcattcaattatttataagctGAGCTTAATAAACAAGACCTTGCAAGTTGCGACCAAGGAGCCAGATAAGAGAACCGCATTAGGAACTTAAGCAAAGAGGCACTTATATCAGAACTTACAGCCTCAGAACTTTCTTTATTAATAAACTTCATTTGGTTTGATAGTATACCTGGAATAATGAAACTTAAGTAAGCTACCTTCGACAAAGTAGTAAAATGATGGAAAACTTTACTAAATATAGAGCAGGTGAAAGAGGAAGGATGTGCAGGTATGGCACCTAGTTCAGCCCATGGCATACTTCTGGGTCCAGCTCCGAGCTGTGGATTCGTACTTGAATTTGTCGGCTTTGCACATATGAGCAATCTCGGGAACAAGAGGATCCTCAGGGTTTGGGTCCGTTAGCAGTGAACATATGGAGAGTAAAACCTGCAGGTAGACCAGATAGCATGAGTTCATTTTCAGATTTTCAAGATTCGTTGTTGTTCTTTCgtttttttttccccctaGTCTTTTATCAATAATTCTTCTGTTACGATGGATCGATCCTTACATGAAGTCCTCAGATATGGTAGTAGTCACTACCTTAGATATGGTGAGGGCGGGACTCCATTGTTCTTTGAGTATGTCCAAGCAGATATTGCCATTGCTATTTATGTTTGGATGGAAAACCCTGGTCCTGAAGGCAACCTGAAAATGATTTTCCATTGGTAAGATTGGGCTGATTCTATGTACATGTTTTCATTGCACACAGAGAATGAATTTAGTTAGGCTAGAGATTAGCCTCAGATgtggaaattaaaattgatgTGAAAGAgagttttgattttctttgcTTTAAAACCTTGGGGGGTTTAAATGGATAATCAGGTGGGAAATGAATAGTCACAAGGAAAACACCACCAGCGTAGGGACTATCATTTGGACCCATGATGGTTGCTTGCCAGTGGAACATGTCCTCAGCCACAGGACCTAAAGTGCAGCATAAGTAGTCAGTTCCCTTACAAACAAGAATGAATTAGCCGTTATGGCTAGGCTCAGGGAGACTTTGATCACTCTACCTGCACTGCATGAAGTTGGGGGATCTCTCTGCAAGTCCTTGAGCTCCTTCAATATTCTTTTCGACGCCATTGAGAAAATTTCAGACGCAGAAGAAGGTTTATATAGTTCAGAAATGGGGATTCAGACTATAGGGGAAGAATGAAAGATGTGAATGATGGAAAGCTACTTTATGGACGACCTCCCAAGGGAAGATAGAGTATTTAACAGAGGAATTTCAGGCGTTGGGAAAGAAAGTGTGTGACGGACAGAGGTCCACCAATTCTTTTCATACTGATGAAAGTGGGCGCAGTATAAATTCCAGAGATAAAGTTAGCAAGTGCAGCATCAAGAGAtttagaaaatgagaaaaactTTGGAGATATTGTGCC containing:
- the LOC18607551 gene encoding ubiquitin-conjugating enzyme E2 10, with protein sequence MASKRILKELKDLQRDPPTSCSAGPVAEDMFHWQATIMGPNDSPYAGGVFLVTIHFPPDYPFKPPKVAFRTRVFHPNINSNGNICLDILKEQWSPALTISKVLLSICSLLTDPNPEDPLVPEIAHMCKADKFKYESTARSWTQKYAMG